A genomic segment from Neobacillus sp. YX16 encodes:
- a CDS encoding AEC family transporter — protein sequence MLAEIFSTLFDVIVPLSLPVIAGALLCRFGKLEIKPLLNFALYYITPFLIFDTLMEARLSREDVYLTLAYSLLNLILLAFAANILGKLLKLPANDIAGLTLISSFTNAVNYGIPLTLLAFGQLGLEKASVYIVMQMVMMHTLGIFFAARSHFTIMNAFKSVFALPAIYAVLLAMMLRTFDLTLPSGLSTGVSMIAEAYPPIVLAVLGAQMANVKTESITRNTRITFWSGMGMRLLIAPLIALLCLYLLDIEGIMFSTLLVLSCMPVAINAGILAEKFDASPKVLTKTILWTTLLSFFVLPVLIVLVK from the coding sequence ATGTTAGCTGAAATTTTTTCCACGCTTTTTGATGTGATTGTACCGCTCTCTTTACCTGTCATAGCGGGTGCCTTGCTTTGTAGGTTTGGAAAGTTGGAAATCAAGCCGCTTTTAAACTTTGCGTTATATTACATAACTCCGTTCTTGATTTTTGATACATTAATGGAGGCGCGCCTGTCGCGTGAGGATGTTTATTTGACTCTTGCTTATTCCCTGTTAAATCTGATTTTGCTTGCATTTGCAGCCAATATACTAGGCAAACTTCTCAAACTGCCAGCCAACGATATAGCTGGGTTAACCTTGATTTCCTCCTTCACCAATGCGGTTAACTATGGAATCCCGCTCACCTTGCTTGCCTTTGGTCAGCTGGGGCTCGAAAAGGCATCCGTATACATTGTCATGCAGATGGTCATGATGCATACATTAGGAATCTTCTTTGCAGCACGTTCTCATTTTACAATCATGAATGCATTTAAATCGGTGTTTGCCCTGCCGGCTATTTATGCGGTATTGCTAGCCATGATGTTACGCACATTTGATTTAACCCTGCCAAGTGGTCTCTCCACCGGAGTTTCCATGATCGCAGAAGCCTATCCTCCCATTGTTCTAGCTGTCTTAGGTGCACAAATGGCTAACGTGAAAACTGAAAGTATCACCAGAAATACACGGATCACCTTTTGGTCAGGCATGGGCATGAGATTATTGATTGCCCCACTCATTGCCTTATTGTGTCTATATCTTTTAGATATTGAAGGAATCATGTTCTCCACTCTACTAGTATTATCCTGTATGCCCGTTGCAATTAACGCCGGCATTCTAGCAGAAAAATTTGATGCGTCACCAAAAGTGTTAACCAAAACCATTCTTTGGACTACACTTTTGTCCTTTTTCGTATTACCGGTACTGATTGTCTTGGTTAAGTAG
- a CDS encoding DUF4367 domain-containing protein: MAERELRSAKMYFKHKVNIEKFKKDTFEKLDRNNHNQQIIMEEKRKKRYPKWMLASVASVMIIGTVFTFGGSYIADAAQSLISQLFGSRENLMQAYPDESKGELDFFEQTLVIAKENLIEEDFNHYSQLLKEQTEIFSKVEKENREYPNGEEEKRLDQIQESMRAYEIKFIPIQAQQLASFPFTKPTYIPEGYEQVDESYPMRNESEEPVVSMNYSNGDSFFSTQQLNIYQKVDIEMQETGFFEKTESYSLNGYQFDYVFSKEERVGMRVTVPEKGYKIVLIADVLSKEEMEKVLLSMIGK, encoded by the coding sequence ATGGCGGAAAGGGAATTAAGGTCAGCAAAAATGTACTTTAAACATAAAGTTAATATTGAAAAATTTAAAAAAGATACATTTGAAAAATTAGATAGAAATAATCATAACCAACAAATTATTATGGAAGAAAAGAGAAAGAAAAGATACCCGAAGTGGATGCTTGCTTCAGTTGCTTCCGTAATGATTATTGGTACAGTTTTTACTTTCGGGGGTTCATACATTGCTGATGCTGCTCAATCATTAATCAGTCAACTATTTGGTTCGAGAGAAAATTTAATGCAAGCTTATCCTGATGAGAGTAAGGGAGAGTTAGATTTCTTTGAACAAACTTTAGTAATAGCAAAAGAGAATTTAATAGAAGAAGACTTCAACCATTATAGTCAATTATTAAAAGAACAGACAGAGATATTTAGTAAGGTAGAAAAAGAAAATAGAGAATACCCTAATGGGGAAGAAGAAAAGAGATTAGACCAAATTCAAGAATCAATGCGAGCTTACGAAATTAAATTTATACCTATACAAGCCCAACAACTGGCGAGTTTTCCTTTTACTAAACCTACATATATACCAGAAGGATATGAACAAGTCGACGAAAGTTACCCTATGCGCAATGAAAGTGAGGAACCAGTTGTTTCAATGAATTATAGTAATGGAGACTCTTTTTTTTCGACACAACAGTTGAACATATATCAAAAAGTTGACATAGAAATGCAAGAAACAGGTTTTTTTGAAAAAACCGAATCCTATTCTTTAAATGGATATCAGTTTGATTATGTTTTCTCAAAAGAAGAGAGGGTTGGTATGAGGGTCACTGTACCAGAAAAGGGATACAAAATTGTATTGATTGCAGATGTATTGTCAAAAGAAGAAATGGAAAAAGTATTGCTGTCTATGATAGGAAAGTAA
- a CDS encoding sigma-70 family RNA polymerase sigma factor yields MNKKEVLEVWIDKYAQRLVRIAYTYVKDWLKAEDQVQEAFIKAFHSMDQLKNIEEPFPWLARIVINECKSSFKKSWREVISDFLPERKQESSEESYLRTVQEEEVHNAVCDLPKHYSLPITLFYFEELSIQEISQILNLNIGTVKSRLARGRQLLSRKIKGDGYGGKGIKVSKNVL; encoded by the coding sequence TTGAATAAGAAGGAAGTTCTAGAAGTATGGATAGATAAATATGCGCAACGTCTTGTTAGAATTGCCTATACATACGTCAAAGATTGGCTAAAAGCAGAAGACCAAGTACAAGAAGCATTTATTAAGGCGTTTCATTCAATGGACCAATTAAAAAATATAGAAGAGCCATTTCCTTGGCTAGCTAGAATTGTTATTAATGAATGTAAAAGTTCGTTTAAAAAATCTTGGCGAGAAGTCATATCAGACTTTTTGCCTGAGAGGAAACAAGAAAGCAGTGAAGAATCGTATCTCCGAACGGTTCAGGAAGAAGAGGTTCATAACGCTGTCTGTGATTTACCGAAACATTATAGTTTGCCTATTACTCTCTTCTATTTTGAAGAGCTTTCCATTCAGGAAATATCACAAATTTTAAATCTTAATATTGGGACAGTAAAATCTAGACTTGCCCGTGGTCGCCAATTATTAAGTAGGAAAATTAAGGGGGATGGATATGGCGGAAAGGGAATTAAGGTCAGCAAAAATGTACTTTAA
- a CDS encoding RNA polymerase subunit sigma, with the protein MINKYFCIVVVVGTILLSACSAEKTEQKVIEDKTVEDKVIVDDTTELNLIELSSKEEEGYSNFQKDLNLKHLSGLEPISIAKLYIKAGFDKKYDVQYALYTDREGYVQWSKEEDEKIPESDRGSDVQNIKQFNNIDKGAFVQTSDYEGYIEYDLGEGTNGFQMIKNEDGVWQVAFMPIQ; encoded by the coding sequence ATGATTAATAAATATTTTTGTATTGTGGTTGTAGTTGGAACAATCTTATTATCAGCTTGTAGTGCGGAAAAAACTGAACAAAAAGTTATAGAAGATAAGACAGTTGAAGATAAAGTAATTGTCGATGATACTACTGAATTAAACCTTATTGAACTGTCTTCTAAAGAAGAAGAGGGCTATAGCAATTTTCAAAAAGATTTAAATTTAAAACATCTAAGTGGATTAGAACCAATAAGTATTGCGAAGTTATATATAAAAGCAGGGTTTGATAAAAAATATGATGTTCAATATGCTTTATATACAGACAGAGAAGGATATGTTCAATGGTCAAAAGAAGAAGATGAAAAAATCCCTGAGTCTGACAGAGGTTCTGATGTACAAAATATCAAACAATTCAATAATATCGATAAAGGAGCATTTGTACAAACAAGTGATTATGAAGGATATATTGAATATGATTTAGGCGAAGGAACAAATGGTTTTCAGATGATTAAAAATGAAGATGGGGTTTGGCAAGTGGCATTTATGCCTATTCAATAA
- a CDS encoding LysM peptidoglycan-binding and 3D domain-containing protein encodes MLKKIISILAVAVLSVTVSANVQAASITVEKGDTLWALSRANNLSVENLQMLNKLTTDLIHPGDILTVAPEKRYTVKQGDTLWDIGIDHQVTVSQIKEWNQLYSDLIHPGLNLVIFEGLKNNTISLSEKPVQPAAETPTESAPAVEASAPVESAPAPAVEAPAPAESAPAAEAAAPSSKEIIVEATAYTASCEGCSGITATGINLLENPNAKVISVDPSVIPLGSKVYVEGYGEAIAGDTGGAIKGNKIDIFIPTKQEAINFGRKQVKVTILN; translated from the coding sequence ATGCTTAAGAAAATAATATCTATTTTAGCAGTTGCTGTACTCTCAGTAACTGTAAGTGCTAATGTGCAAGCGGCTTCCATTACAGTGGAAAAAGGGGACACCCTTTGGGCTCTATCACGTGCAAATAATTTGTCAGTAGAAAATCTCCAAATGTTAAATAAACTCACCACAGACCTGATCCACCCTGGGGATATACTAACCGTTGCCCCTGAAAAACGTTATACCGTTAAACAAGGCGACACATTATGGGATATTGGTATTGATCATCAGGTAACTGTTTCCCAAATTAAAGAATGGAACCAGCTCTATAGCGATCTCATCCACCCAGGATTAAATCTAGTAATCTTTGAAGGATTAAAAAATAACACTATTTCTCTATCAGAAAAACCGGTACAGCCTGCAGCAGAAACACCGACCGAAAGTGCACCTGCAGTAGAAGCGTCAGCTCCAGTCGAAAGCGCACCCGCACCTGCAGTTGAAGCACCAGCTCCAGCGGAAAGTGCACCTGCAGCAGAAGCCGCAGCACCTAGCTCAAAGGAAATCATTGTAGAAGCTACAGCCTATACGGCATCATGCGAAGGCTGCTCTGGTATTACAGCAACTGGAATCAACCTTTTAGAAAATCCAAATGCAAAGGTCATTTCCGTTGATCCATCTGTTATCCCACTCGGCAGTAAAGTGTATGTAGAAGGCTACGGGGAAGCAATCGCCGGAGATACTGGCGGAGCCATTAAAGGAAATAAAATTGATATCTTTATCCCCACTAAACAAGAAGCAATCAATTTTGGTAGAAAACAAGTAAAGGTAACAATACTAAACTAA
- a CDS encoding leucine-rich repeat domain-containing protein, with amino-acid sequence MYNRKWTNLTIVLVLLFSLFSPFASLKTFAAAGLHLLNVTDKKESTIIVWEVVNNDGEELSNYQLIKNGEALDIEPIPLNESAEDNVRRYSYEDQSVEKNTLYTYEISATLSTGEKVVSASIEHTFVGQAEDAQIELLAANKEEEVVMTNIKVVSDQGNIPWALDFSVEGISDGVSEISYYGYLDEEGFFIEYDSESRDLELPTGTYRLNTTNYSTGEEISAEFTIESGKDYVTNPIEMVLPDEKLELKKVLKIETVNDQSISIGWDGPFDPEEMESYLVYINDKLVERIDDPFIMSYTYTGLSPETFYQVKVDYVHKDGTIETVSADVTTLPLPVGEVVVFADENLENAIKRQLKIDYRDIYTDDMENLTSLEASYSEIRDLTGLELAVNLTDLMLYGNQIEDLSPLANLTNLVFLDLDENVITSLDDLRGLKSLENLLLAFNQIEDIQILKDFPKLTSVTLYGNEGLDFTKGSEDAEVLKSLISAGVNVEWMLDSYEIIIQEVTESSIGIEISFPGISDFISNYHLYLNGELVEEIPVGETNYEFLNLDPLTEYEITVDAVDQEGSIWGSAFTYVTTPPVPEGEIVPFKDPALKEAVRDALHIYSRDLYESDMKMLTNLDASDRGIEELDGLELAVNLMELHLDSNLVRNLEPIAGLTSLTFLSMSDNKLSELTGLAPFTNLEALFLDSNEIKDISILSKFSKLMMLSLQGNKIKDITPLAGLNIEYLNISYNEIEDIASLLSLEKLQYVQLMKNPLDLSEGSEALTVIQTLEDNGVIVNYEYLDITVNQVTENSFEISWLPVTKDDYEDFVYYIMLDGEEVAIDLDDTAYTLNDLQPDTEYTIEIIGMSDDFERFVYGTTIVKTATEQENPESPGENPEEPGDGSAGEGKDPIDQVTAPGKVTEKGSTPNIKGTPKPGSLPNTATNSFNLLVIGLGLVVLGVTFFAVTRRKVVNR; translated from the coding sequence TTGTATAATCGAAAATGGACGAATCTTACTATTGTTTTAGTATTACTATTTTCTCTGTTTAGCCCGTTTGCTAGTTTAAAAACCTTTGCTGCGGCAGGGTTACATTTACTAAATGTAACCGATAAAAAGGAATCCACGATTATTGTTTGGGAAGTGGTGAACAATGATGGGGAAGAACTATCAAACTACCAATTAATAAAAAATGGTGAAGCACTGGACATTGAGCCGATACCATTAAATGAATCGGCAGAAGACAATGTCAGAAGGTATTCCTACGAGGATCAATCTGTTGAAAAGAATACCTTATATACATATGAAATCTCTGCAACCCTATCGACAGGTGAAAAAGTTGTAAGTGCCTCCATTGAGCATACTTTCGTTGGACAAGCAGAAGATGCACAAATTGAATTGTTAGCGGCCAATAAAGAAGAAGAGGTCGTCATGACAAATATCAAAGTGGTCTCTGATCAAGGAAATATACCTTGGGCCTTAGATTTTTCTGTTGAAGGAATTAGTGATGGTGTATCTGAAATAAGTTATTATGGTTATTTGGATGAGGAAGGCTTTTTTATTGAATACGATTCTGAATCCCGTGACCTTGAACTTCCTACTGGCACCTATCGTTTGAATACGACCAACTACTCTACAGGCGAAGAAATTTCCGCTGAGTTCACCATTGAGAGTGGGAAGGATTATGTAACAAACCCAATTGAAATGGTGTTACCTGATGAAAAACTTGAATTAAAAAAGGTTTTAAAAATTGAAACTGTAAATGACCAATCTATTTCAATCGGCTGGGATGGGCCTTTTGATCCTGAAGAAATGGAAAGCTACCTTGTTTATATAAATGACAAGCTAGTTGAAAGAATCGACGATCCATTCATAATGTCTTATACGTATACAGGATTATCGCCTGAAACGTTCTATCAGGTAAAAGTAGACTACGTCCACAAGGATGGAACAATTGAAACTGTAAGTGCAGATGTTACTACGTTACCTCTACCGGTGGGTGAGGTTGTTGTTTTTGCCGATGAAAATCTAGAAAATGCGATCAAAAGGCAATTGAAAATTGATTATCGTGACATTTACACAGATGACATGGAAAATTTAACTTCCCTTGAAGCAAGCTATTCAGAAATTCGTGATTTAACAGGCCTTGAGCTCGCAGTCAATCTTACTGACCTGATGCTTTATGGGAATCAAATTGAGGATCTTTCACCGCTTGCGAACCTGACGAATCTAGTGTTTCTAGATTTAGACGAAAATGTAATTACGAGTTTAGATGATTTAAGAGGGTTAAAAAGCCTGGAGAACTTGTTGTTGGCTTTTAACCAAATCGAAGATATTCAGATTCTAAAAGATTTTCCGAAGCTCACAAGTGTGACGTTATACGGGAACGAAGGTCTTGATTTTACAAAGGGTTCCGAAGATGCTGAAGTGTTAAAAAGTCTTATCTCAGCAGGCGTTAATGTGGAGTGGATGTTAGACAGTTACGAAATTATCATTCAAGAAGTAACAGAATCCTCGATTGGAATTGAAATTAGTTTCCCTGGCATTTCTGATTTCATCAGCAACTATCATCTTTATCTTAATGGTGAGTTAGTGGAAGAAATTCCAGTTGGCGAGACAAATTACGAGTTTTTAAATCTTGACCCGTTAACAGAGTATGAGATTACAGTGGACGCAGTTGATCAAGAAGGTTCTATTTGGGGTAGTGCGTTTACATACGTGACCACTCCGCCAGTACCAGAGGGTGAGATTGTTCCGTTTAAAGACCCAGCTCTAAAAGAAGCGGTACGTGATGCCTTGCATATATACTCCCGTGATCTCTATGAGAGTGATATGAAAATGTTAACAAACTTAGATGCCAGCGATCGTGGGATTGAGGAGCTAGATGGGTTAGAGTTAGCTGTTAATCTAATGGAATTGCATTTGGATTCTAACTTGGTTCGTAACTTAGAGCCGATAGCTGGATTAACGAGTTTAACCTTTTTATCGATGAGCGATAATAAATTGTCAGAACTTACAGGTTTAGCGCCCTTTACCAATCTAGAAGCATTATTTTTAGATAGTAATGAAATAAAGGATATTAGTATTCTATCTAAATTTTCAAAGCTAATGATGTTGTCTTTACAAGGGAATAAAATAAAAGACATTACACCATTAGCAGGCTTAAATATTGAATATCTTAACATCAGCTATAATGAAATTGAGGATATTGCGAGCTTGCTGTCATTGGAGAAATTACAATACGTCCAACTAATGAAGAATCCATTAGATTTAAGTGAAGGTTCTGAAGCTCTTACGGTGATTCAGACATTAGAAGACAATGGGGTTATCGTCAATTACGAATATCTCGATATTACCGTTAATCAAGTAACGGAGAATTCGTTTGAGATTAGTTGGCTGCCTGTTACAAAGGATGACTACGAGGATTTTGTTTACTATATCATGCTCGATGGTGAGGAAGTCGCAATCGATCTTGATGATACTGCCTATACCTTAAATGATCTTCAACCAGATACAGAATATACGATTGAAATCATTGGTATGAGTGATGACTTTGAACGCTTTGTTTATGGAACAACCATTGTAAAGACAGCAACCGAACAGGAGAATCCTGAAAGCCCTGGAGAAAACCCTGAAGAGCCAGGCGATGGATCTGCTGGAGAAGGTAAGGATCCAATTGATCAAGTAACCGCTCCTGGCAAAGTGACTGAAAAGGGCTCAACACCAAATATCAAAGGAACGCCAAAACCAGGAAGTTTGCCAAACACAGCAACCAATAGTTTTAATTTGTTAGTAATTGGCCTTGGTTTAGTAGTTTTAGGAGTTACCTTTTTTGCAGTAACGCGGAGAAAAGTAGTAAATAGATAA
- a CDS encoding glycosyl hydrolase 53 family protein, which yields MGRRSGRVIAMFLAFLMVFSSLFVNIKPGLAATAPSLINGGFESDFWADKSWMVEATVWDHLDLQYFSYSKDTWMRKGEGEHAFKYWIKESAKENQSFRVKQTLPTLPAGSYELSVNSMGGAGGEAGSVKLFAGNETVTGVSTMGYNAWGTVTLKFEVTKEVSNFEVGAIVSGAPKAWGYLDSFSLKSLTVSVLDPVEADIFVERVDGISDDFIKGVDVSSIISLENSGVKFKNEAGYPQDIFTTLANSGVNYVRVRVWNDPFDAAGKGYGGGNNDLKTAIEIGKRATANGMKLLVDFHYSDFWADPAKQQVPKAWKNLSFEDKKNALYTYTKESLQAMKNAGIDIGMVQVGNETNGGVAGEKDWTKISALFSEGSKAVKSIDSNILVAVHFTNPETAGRYASIANTLQDNGVDYDVFASSYYPFWHGTLSNLTNVLKNVADTYGKKVMVAETSYAYTAEDGDGHGNTAPKDSGQTLNYPITVQGQANSVRDVIQAVANVGEAGIGLFYWEPAWLPVGPASQHEQNKAVWEKYGSGWASSYAAEYDPHDAGAWYGGSAVDNQALFDFTGKPLPSLNVFNYVDTGAVAPLKIDEMKDVTVNAILGEDITLPETVTVTYNNGTKGETSVTWDGAALEQAISNGVGRYVIEGGVEGGGVVKAHLTINPKNYVVNPGFENKDRSMWKVSYGNGATPHTSFQQKASDAKSGEYALHFYSGTGVNFNVEQTITGLEPGYYNLSMFLQGGDAHIPEMYLYAKTGKEELKDDTGVNGWVVWSNPQINEILVLDGTITIGASIKANAGAWGTLDDFYLYRAGDDTKAPVTKAVLSGQDHNGWYNQNMNVTLNASDDKSGVAKTEYRLNDGNWQTYQGSFEVSAEGENVVQYKSTDYLGNIEEAQSVTVKIDKSAPTLNVSFNTSVLTDRNHALIPIKALVDGADTLSGINRIELVSIESKQPDNGKGDGNTVNDIQGAEFGTFDTDFLLRAERSGSGDRIYTVTYKVYDQAGNSVIQSKRIIVMHDNSKK from the coding sequence ATGGGAAGAAGAAGTGGCAGGGTTATAGCAATGTTTTTAGCGTTTTTAATGGTGTTTAGTTCACTATTCGTCAACATCAAACCTGGATTGGCAGCAACTGCACCCTCTTTGATTAATGGTGGATTTGAATCGGATTTTTGGGCTGATAAATCATGGATGGTTGAAGCGACAGTTTGGGATCATCTAGATTTACAGTACTTTTCATATTCCAAAGATACATGGATGAGGAAGGGTGAAGGAGAGCATGCTTTTAAGTATTGGATTAAAGAATCAGCAAAAGAAAATCAGTCATTCAGGGTAAAACAGACTTTACCAACACTCCCTGCTGGAAGCTACGAACTATCTGTTAATTCAATGGGTGGAGCAGGTGGTGAAGCAGGGTCTGTAAAACTATTTGCTGGGAATGAAACAGTAACTGGTGTTTCCACTATGGGTTACAATGCATGGGGAACAGTCACGTTGAAATTTGAAGTAACGAAAGAAGTTTCAAATTTTGAAGTGGGTGCTATTGTATCTGGTGCACCAAAAGCTTGGGGCTATTTAGATAGCTTTAGCTTAAAGTCGCTAACTGTAAGCGTCCTTGATCCAGTAGAAGCTGATATTTTTGTTGAAAGAGTAGATGGAATCAGCGATGACTTTATTAAAGGTGTCGATGTTTCAAGTATTATTTCTCTTGAAAATAGCGGTGTGAAATTTAAAAATGAAGCAGGGTATCCACAGGATATTTTTACAACATTAGCAAATTCGGGCGTCAATTATGTCCGTGTGCGTGTCTGGAACGACCCTTTCGACGCTGCCGGAAAAGGTTATGGCGGTGGAAACAATGATTTAAAAACCGCGATTGAAATTGGAAAAAGAGCGACAGCGAATGGCATGAAGCTATTAGTAGACTTCCATTATTCTGATTTCTGGGCTGACCCAGCAAAACAGCAAGTACCAAAGGCCTGGAAGAATTTAAGTTTTGAAGATAAGAAGAATGCTTTATATACCTATACAAAAGAAAGCCTGCAAGCAATGAAGAATGCAGGAATTGATATTGGTATGGTTCAGGTTGGGAATGAAACAAATGGTGGAGTAGCAGGAGAGAAAGATTGGACAAAGATTAGTGCTTTATTCAGTGAAGGAAGTAAAGCAGTTAAATCTATAGATTCGAATATCTTAGTAGCCGTGCACTTTACGAACCCTGAAACAGCAGGAAGATATGCGTCCATTGCTAATACCCTTCAGGATAACGGTGTAGACTATGATGTATTTGCCAGCTCTTATTATCCATTCTGGCACGGTACGTTAAGCAATTTAACGAATGTTTTAAAGAATGTTGCCGATACTTATGGCAAGAAAGTAATGGTTGCTGAAACCTCTTATGCGTATACAGCTGAAGATGGAGATGGCCACGGAAACACAGCACCGAAGGATTCAGGTCAGACATTAAATTACCCAATTACTGTTCAAGGACAAGCTAATTCAGTTAGAGACGTAATCCAAGCGGTTGCGAATGTTGGTGAAGCGGGAATTGGTTTGTTTTATTGGGAACCTGCTTGGCTTCCGGTGGGACCTGCTAGTCAGCATGAGCAGAATAAAGCGGTTTGGGAAAAGTATGGTTCTGGTTGGGCAAGTAGCTACGCTGCTGAATATGATCCACATGACGCAGGTGCGTGGTATGGTGGAAGTGCAGTAGACAACCAAGCGTTGTTTGATTTTACTGGTAAACCACTGCCATCATTAAACGTGTTTAACTATGTCGATACTGGAGCTGTTGCCCCGTTAAAAATCGATGAAATGAAAGATGTTACTGTTAATGCGATTTTAGGAGAAGATATTACTTTACCGGAAACAGTTACTGTTACGTATAATAACGGAACAAAGGGAGAAACTTCTGTCACATGGGATGGTGCAGCACTGGAACAAGCCATCAGCAATGGTGTTGGAAGATACGTAATTGAAGGCGGCGTTGAAGGTGGAGGGGTTGTAAAAGCACACCTTACCATTAATCCTAAAAATTACGTTGTAAACCCTGGATTTGAAAATAAAGACCGTTCGATGTGGAAGGTTAGTTATGGGAATGGAGCTACTCCACATACTTCATTCCAGCAAAAGGCTTCTGATGCGAAATCTGGAGAATATGCTCTCCATTTTTACTCAGGTACAGGTGTTAATTTCAACGTAGAGCAAACGATTACAGGCCTAGAACCAGGTTATTATAATCTTTCTATGTTCCTTCAAGGCGGAGATGCGCATATCCCAGAAATGTATTTGTATGCAAAAACGGGTAAAGAAGAACTAAAAGATGATACAGGTGTAAATGGTTGGGTCGTTTGGAGCAACCCACAAATCAATGAAATTCTTGTTTTAGATGGAACGATTACAATTGGTGCTAGTATTAAAGCAAATGCAGGTGCATGGGGAACGTTAGATGATTTCTACTTATACCGCGCAGGTGATGATACCAAAGCGCCCGTAACTAAGGCGGTCCTTTCAGGGCAAGACCATAACGGTTGGTATAACCAGAATATGAATGTTACTCTGAATGCTTCAGATGATAAATCTGGTGTTGCTAAAACAGAATATAGATTGAATGATGGTAATTGGCAAACCTACCAAGGGTCGTTTGAGGTAAGTGCTGAAGGGGAAAATGTGGTTCAGTACAAAAGTACAGATTACTTAGGTAATATTGAAGAGGCTCAATCTGTTACAGTGAAAATTGATAAAAGTGCTCCAACATTGAATGTTTCGTTTAACACGAGCGTCCTAACCGATCGAAACCATGCTCTCATTCCAATTAAAGCGTTGGTTGATGGTGCAGACACCCTTTCAGGAATTAACAGAATTGAATTAGTTTCAATCGAAAGCAAACAACCTGATAATGGAAAAGGCGATGGAAATACAGTCAATGATATTCAGGGAGCAGAATTTGGAACCTTTGATACGGATTTTCTGCTAAGAGCAGAAAGAAGTGGAAGCGGGGACAGAATTTATACTGTAACCTATAAGGTATATGATCAAGCTGGAAATTCTGTTATCCAATCCAAACGGATTATTGTAATGCATGATAATTCCAAAAAGTAG